Below is a window of Heterodontus francisci isolate sHetFra1 chromosome 20, sHetFra1.hap1, whole genome shotgun sequence DNA.
gccatataagcccccatgctctggaattcccagcctaatccaccttctcccctccccctcttcatttaagaccctccttaaaacccagcaCTTTGATCTAGGTTTTGGCAgctccgcaccacccccccccccccacccaatattTCTTTCATTGACGCAGTGTCCATTTTGGTGAAGAGCCTTGATATGATTTTGTACTCTAAGGTGCTACATAAGAGCACGTTTTTGCATATTGGAAACATCCTTAAAATTTGATGAAGACAGAAAAGTAGTGAGATGGACTGAAAAAGACTTCAGGAGGAGATTGACAGGTTAGTAGAATGGGCAGGCAAAGGAACAGACAATGGAcacaccccactcacataacaattGATCGTTGGGAATTTCTGACAGTTCTCCCGATTGGAGGCCACGAAGTTCATAGAAGATCAACAAAATCTTCATTTTACTGAGGTTTCCACTGATTTTACaccgaagaacataagaaataggagcaggagtaggccttacagcccatcgagcctgctccgccattcaatacaatcatggctgatctttgacctcaactctactttcccacctgctctcctgaacccttgattccctgaaagatcaaAAGTTTGTCtagctcagtcttgaatatattcaacgatatattatccacagctctctgggctagagaattcctaagattcacaaccctctgagtgaaaaaagttctcctcatctcagtcctaaatgatcgaccctttatcctaaatctgtgtccccatgttctagattccccagccagggaaaataacctctcagtgtctacccagtcaaaccccttcagaatcttgtatgtttcaatgagatcacctctaattcttctaaactccagagagtataggcccaatatactcagcctctcatcatatgacAACTCTCTTGTCCCAGGAAGGAAGTCAATCGATCAGAAAAATCCCCAAGGAAATTCACGGTGCtgatttttaattttccaaaattgttAAACTGTTTTCCTTCAGAAAATGTTGCAATAAAAGAAAAGAAACTGCAAAAATGTAACAAATAAGGTAAGAAATGCATTTATATTTATTTAAATTGAGCAGTTGACTGTAAGGGATGAAGAGCAATTCCAGACTGCCCTTTAGGTAAACCTGTCACTGGCAAGAGTCTCCATGGAGTCATTTTCTGCGTGAATTATCACAAAGTCCACGGCTGTGTCAGAGTTATCACTAACCTGGCTGACAGGCACCTCAACTGAGCTCTGAGAGGTAGCCGCTTCGAGCTCTGAGCAAGATGGTGACTGATACTTGGTAATTTGATTCAGGAGATTGGCAAAAACTGCAATTTGCTGAGATAACTGCCCCCATCCAGACTGTGTACTGTGCTGCAGTGTAGTGAGGTCACTGTGCAGCTGAAGGAATCCACTCTGGAGAGCATCCCTGACATTCTCAGTGCAGAGGATTCTTGGGACTATCTTTGCTCCTGGTTGTCTTGGGATTTCGAGGagattgtaatgtgtatctcttgaCCCATGTGCATAATGTTCTACATATGGTTCCAATGGTTCCATTTGTCCATTTGATTCTGTGCAGGTTCCTCTGAGTGAGGCATGATTCTGTttgttctctccctcttctctgttAGGTTCTTCCAATGTCAGAGGGATTTGCAGGCTGGCGTGAGTGGCCTCCTCACTCATAGTGCTAGTTGGGTTGGTGTCTTCTGATGTGCTCTCTGATGATGTAGATGAATCATCTATGTTGAGAGGAGAGAGGAAAACATCAGTGGTTGATTGTGGTCTGGAATTTCCCTTTGTCATTGAACTGATGAGTGATGTTGGGCTAAATACACATTGATATGATATATAGCCCAGTAAGTTGTAATGAGGACTGGGATTCTCTCTCACCTGACTATTTCAATTTGTGCTGCAGGTTGCACATGAGGATGGAAATTGATTGCCATTATATACAGCGAGTGGGAATGAAAGTGTGGCAGTGGCTGAGGGGAAAACTAAAACACCATGAG
It encodes the following:
- the LOC137380837 gene encoding uncharacterized protein isoform X1, yielding MRDDRIESYKILKGIDIVDADDSSTSSESTSEDTNPTSTMSEEATHASLQIPLTLEEPNREEGENKQNHASLRGTCTESNGQMEPLEPYVEHYAHGSRDTHYNLLEIPRQPGAKIVPRILCTENVRDALQSGFLQLHSDLTTLQHSTQSGWGQLSQQIAVFANLLNQITKYQSPSCSELEAATSQSSVEVPVSQVSDNSDTAVDFVIIHAENDSMETLASDRFT